Proteins from a single region of Sebastes umbrosus isolate fSebUmb1 chromosome 8, fSebUmb1.pri, whole genome shotgun sequence:
- the vamp8 gene encoding vesicle-associated membrane protein 8 has product MDIDPERGGVAAAPEPQDKVQTLKDQVDGVKDIMTHNVDRILARGERLDDLMGKSEDLQAGAQHFKQTSQKVARTFWWKNVKLVVLIVVVVLIIVLIIILLATGVIPVGSSPVPPIVPITTPKPK; this is encoded by the exons GAGCGGGGGGGAGTAGCGGCGGCGCCAGAGCCTCAGGACAAGGTGCAGACCCTGAAGGATCAGGTAGATGGAGTGAAAGACATCATGACGCACAATGTGGACCGGATCCTGGCCCGGGGAGAGAGACTGGATGACCTCATGGGCAAGTCGGAGGACCTGCAGGCCGGG GCTCAGCACTTCAAGCAGACGTCTCAGAAAGTGGCTCGTACCTTCTGGTGGAAGAACGTCAAGCTGGTCGTGCTCATCGTGGTGGTCGTCCTCATCAtcgtcctcatcatcatcctgctGGCCACCGGCGTCATCCCTGTCGGCTCCTCCCCGGTGCCTCCTATAGTCCCCATCACCACCCCCAAGCCAAAgtaa